From the Nodularia sp. NIES-3585 genome, one window contains:
- a CDS encoding mechanosensitive ion channel family protein: METIWNAVRSINYSGVPIAKIVTVIIILTLTQTLRRFFVAIIFKSIERFTSRSKTTLDDELITIIKPALSWLILIGGFWLSKEVLAEDIGLQLSQTIGSMLNLIVIFIVAYVVYRGSSILGQIIANVVLHTETELDELLRPLMPKIFQSAAVIILTIKASEIFLGQSAAALVALLGGAGITLGLLLKDIVYDWFCTLVIYSDNLYREGDWVGISGVDGFVQIRTIGFRTTTLHLTKWGSIIKMPNSKMITGIVENWSQNPGKELKWGLVLTLKIDNISARQTARICQSLEEIPKSIQGLSPSCTVRFKQIEKNARVIEIMTFVNDDNFYFTAEKDLNLAILELLEQEGIDFWNVEVRTEAEKYQRSLNAPNN, from the coding sequence ATGGAAACAATTTGGAATGCGGTAAGAAGCATCAATTATTCCGGCGTACCGATTGCTAAAATCGTGACTGTGATCATTATCCTGACCTTAACACAGACATTAAGGCGATTTTTTGTTGCCATCATTTTTAAAAGCATTGAGCGTTTTACTAGCAGAAGTAAAACTACACTTGATGATGAGTTGATTACAATTATCAAGCCAGCTTTAAGTTGGTTGATTCTGATTGGTGGCTTTTGGTTGAGTAAAGAGGTTCTGGCAGAAGACATAGGGCTTCAACTGAGCCAGACAATCGGTAGTATGCTCAACTTAATAGTTATTTTTATAGTTGCCTATGTTGTTTACCGAGGCTCTTCTATTTTGGGTCAGATAATAGCCAACGTAGTGCTACACACTGAAACTGAACTTGATGAATTGCTCAGACCTTTAATGCCGAAGATTTTTCAATCAGCAGCAGTTATTATATTGACAATCAAGGCAAGTGAGATATTTTTAGGACAATCGGCGGCTGCATTGGTTGCTTTGTTAGGTGGCGCTGGTATCACTTTAGGTTTGCTGTTGAAGGATATTGTTTATGATTGGTTTTGTACATTAGTTATTTATTCCGATAACCTTTATCGAGAAGGTGACTGGGTGGGAATATCAGGAGTAGATGGTTTTGTGCAGATCCGAACTATTGGATTTAGAACCACAACACTGCATTTAACTAAGTGGGGTTCGATCATTAAAATGCCTAATTCCAAAATGATTACTGGAATTGTGGAAAATTGGTCACAAAATCCAGGTAAAGAATTAAAATGGGGCTTAGTTTTAACTCTCAAAATTGACAACATTTCGGCACGACAAACTGCCAGAATTTGTCAGAGCCTGGAAGAAATACCGAAGTCTATTCAGGGCTTGTCTCCATCATGTACGGTGAGGTTTAAACAAATTGAAAAAAATGCCCGTGTGATTGAAATTATGACATTTGTTAATGATGATAATTTCTACTTTACTGCTGAGAAAGACTTAAATTTAGCCATACTAGAATTACTGGAACAAGAGGGAATTGATTTCTGGAATGTGGAAGTTAGAACAGAGGCGGAAAAATATCAACGGAGTCTAAATGCACCCAACAATTGA
- a CDS encoding IS701 family transposase, whose protein sequence is MELVSRTATSTITVVDEYCNAYRDLFPEVRTFENFKHLHVGMLSDIKRKTLPEIAKAVGLHDAQPLQNFLTDSPWSVVVLQDRRLELTLKMLQGRSFKLVIDETGDKKKGKTTDYVARQYIGNLGKVDNGIVSVNAYGVLGDLTFPLIFLIYKPRKRLEEKGVYKTKPQLAVEIIETLLKYGFNFDLVLADSLYGESPTFIAVIDKHKKPYLLAIRSNHARFNVPEREAIYEVWQEFKRVFSDKKTQKRYIQQITCGDSKLITYWRITNDPETLPKNQTWYVKTNLKSDMADQLGNLYGFRNWVEYAFKQGKNELGWADFRLTNYHQIERWWELIMSAYLLVSLQANARNESDSESLHEKSSPPTISTEPENFSNHKWWDFNLGWKSTLNNLRLVIQPYVFWNLIKPWLIVFLNPKLQLGFQKLIEIMNQFQGYITVDSG, encoded by the coding sequence GTGGAATTGGTTTCAAGAACGGCTACCTCGACTATCACAGTGGTAGATGAGTATTGCAATGCGTATAGAGACTTGTTCCCAGAAGTAAGGACATTTGAGAACTTCAAACATCTACACGTAGGAATGTTATCTGATATCAAACGTAAAACTTTACCAGAAATCGCCAAGGCAGTGGGCTTACATGACGCACAACCACTGCAAAACTTTTTGACAGATTCACCTTGGTCAGTAGTAGTTTTGCAAGATAGAAGATTAGAACTGACTCTGAAAATGTTGCAGGGACGTTCATTTAAGTTGGTAATTGATGAAACCGGGGATAAAAAGAAAGGTAAGACTACTGATTATGTAGCAAGACAATATATTGGAAACTTAGGGAAAGTGGATAATGGGATAGTTTCAGTAAATGCTTATGGAGTGTTGGGAGACTTGACTTTTCCGTTAATATTTCTAATATATAAACCAAGGAAGAGATTGGAAGAGAAGGGAGTATATAAAACCAAACCACAATTGGCAGTGGAAATAATTGAAACACTGCTAAAATATGGATTTAACTTTGACTTGGTTTTAGCTGATAGTTTGTATGGTGAAAGTCCAACATTCATCGCAGTAATAGACAAGCATAAAAAACCTTATTTACTTGCTATAAGAAGTAATCATGCCAGATTTAACGTACCGGAGAGAGAGGCTATATATGAGGTATGGCAGGAGTTTAAGCGTGTATTTAGTGATAAAAAAACTCAAAAAAGATATATACAACAAATCACTTGTGGTGATTCAAAGCTCATAACATATTGGCGAATCACTAATGACCCAGAGACTTTACCAAAAAATCAGACGTGGTATGTCAAAACCAACTTAAAAAGTGATATGGCTGACCAATTAGGAAACCTTTATGGATTTCGTAATTGGGTAGAGTATGCTTTTAAACAAGGTAAAAATGAACTAGGATGGGCTGACTTTAGACTTACTAATTATCACCAGATAGAAAGATGGTGGGAACTAATTATGAGTGCTTATTTATTAGTAAGTTTGCAAGCCAACGCTAGAAATGAATCTGATAGTGAAAGCCTCCATGAAAAAAGTTCACCGCCAACAATATCAACAGAACCAGAGAATTTTAGCAATCATAAATGGTGGGATTTTAATTTGGGATGGAAATCCACTTTAAACAATTTAAGATTAGTTATTCAACCATACGTATTCTGGAATTTAATTAAACCTTGGTTAATCGTTTTTCTTAACCCTAAGTTACAGTTAGGATTCCAGAAATTGATAGAGATAATGAATCAATTTCAAGGTTATATCACTGTGGATTCGGGATAA